In one window of Mauremys reevesii isolate NIE-2019 linkage group 22, ASM1616193v1, whole genome shotgun sequence DNA:
- the NTN5 gene encoding netrin-5: MPGLWRGLGVLLSLQLALLGLASDPCYDAARRPRYCLPEPADLAAGRPVQASATCGRPPQRLCAFRHPGDASSRRCRLCDGADPAAAHPAAYLTDAGGEATCWQSGPVANASLTLALGGRFELLYVALRFCSPRPHSLALYKSTDHGHSWTPFQFFSARCRQAYGLPPASAVSKASEHEAICTAAQTDPTPLVGGLVAFMPLAGRPLARAFEYSPVLQDWVTATDLRVALDRRHRGLGLRGREASYGVSELQVGGRCRCNGHAARCGAAGPGGAPQCQCRHNTAGPECETCRAFYCDRPWQRATPSDAHECVACECNRHSHRCRFNMELYKLSGRKSGGVCLNCRHHTAGRHCHYCQPGFKRDLARPITSRRACNACQCHPIGAVGTMCNQTTGQCQCKMGVTGLTCNRCAQGFQQSRTAHIPCIRVQEVMTTTAAYSLEWNTGAWGRMRGINGTECQTHCSPSHGRIHMNLRKYCKKDYVLHAQLLAMVESGEWWQFTTSVLAVYRQRQVPIRRGEQPLWVPRQDLACGCLRLQVGKAYLVIGNDAESPDPARLVLDKNSLALPWRDVWAHKLRRFQQQNRRGNCRSP, from the exons atgcctggCCTCTGGCGGGGCCTGGGGGTGCTGCTCTCGCTCCAGCTGGCCCTGCTGGGCCTGGCCTCCGACCCCTGCTACGATGCTGCCCGGCGGCCCCGCTACTGCCTCCCGGAGCCGGCCGACCTGGCCGCCGGGCGCCCCGTCCAGGCCTCCGCCACCTGCGGCCGCCCTCCGCAGCGCCTGTGCGCCTTCCGCCACCCGGGCGACGCCTCGTCCCGCCGGTGCCGCCTCTGCGACGGGGCCGACCCTGCCGCCGCCCACCCCGCCGCCTACCTGACCGACGCGGGCGGCGAGGCCACCTGCTGGCAGTCGGGgccggtggccaatgccagcctGACCCTGGCCCTGGGGGGCCGCTTCGAGCTGCTCTACGTGGCCCTCCGcttctgctccccccgcccccactccctggccctcTACAAATCCACCGACCACGGCCACTCCTGGACGCCTTTCCAGTTCTTCTCCGCCCGCTGCCGCCAGGCCTACGGGCTGCCCCCGGCCTCGGCCGTCAGCAAGGCCTCGGAGCACGAAGCCATCTGCACCGCCGCCCAGACGGACCCCACGCCGCTGGTGGGGGGGCTGGTGGCTTTCATGCCCCTGGCCGGCCGCCCCTTGGCCCGAGCCTTCGAGTACAGCCCCGTGCTCCAGGACTGGGTGACGGCCACCGACCTGCGGGTGGCCTTGGATCGCAGGCACCGGGGGCTGGGCCTGCGGGGCCGGGAAGCCTCCTACGGGGTGTCGGAGCTGCAGGTCGGGGGCCGGTGCCGGTGCAACGGGCACGCTGCCCGGTGTGGGGCCGCCGGGCCCGGCGGCGCCCCCCAGTGCCAGTGCCGCCACAACACGGCCGGCCCCGAGTGCGAGACCTGCAGGGCCTTCTATTGCGACCGGCCCTGGCAGCGCGCCACGCCCAGCGATGCCCACGAGTGCGTGG CCTGCGAATGCAACCGCCACTCACACCGGTGCCGCTTTAACATGGAGCTGTACAAGCTGTCGGGGCGGAAGAGCGGGGGCGTCTGCCTGAACTGCCGGCACCACACGGCCGGGCGGCACTGCCACTACTGCCAGCCGGGTTTCAAACGTGACCTGGCTCGGCCCATCACCAGCCGCAGGGCCTGCAACG CCTGTCAGTGCCACCCCATTGGAGCTGTCGGCACCATGTGCAACCAGACCACGGGGCAGTGCCAGTGCAAGATGGGTGTCACCGGGCTCACCTGCAACCGCTGCGCCCAGGGCTTTCAGCAGAGCCGCACGGCCCACATCCCCTGCATCC gcgTTCAAGAGGTGATGACCACCACGGCTGCCTACTCCCTGGAGTGGAAcacaggtgcctggggcaggatGAGGGGGATCAACG GCACTGAATGCCAGACTCACTGCAGCCCCTCCCACGGCCGCATCCACATGAACCTGCGAAAATACTGCAAGAAGGATTACG TGCTgcatgcccagctgctggccatggtGGAGTCGGGCGAGTGGTGGCAGTTCACGACCTCAGTGCTGGCGGTCTATCGGCAGCGCCAGGTGCCCATCCGTCGGGGCGAGCAACCGCTCTGGGTGCCCCGGCAGGACCTGGCCTGCGGCTGCCTGCGCCTCCAGGTTGGCAAGGCCTACCTGGTGATCGGGAACGATGCGGAGTCGCCCGACCCGGCGCGCCTGGTGCTGGACAAGAACAGCCTGGCGCTGCCCTGGCGCGATGTCTGGGCCCACAAGctccgccgcttccagcagcagAACCGGCGGGGCAACTGCCGGAGCCCCTGA